A section of the Leptospira kobayashii genome encodes:
- a CDS encoding CapA family protein produces the protein MKIYFLLFFYLFCVFPSFLFSEDGPEQTEEAEPRVIAPIRDYYRFKTETGQGFRFPESTKLWFGGDVMFNWGVRDSIRKDDPSFAFRSFTGLLASMDYRVLNLETPILRKQPSADKLKSYVFYGTGEDLSILKELQIDGVTLGNNHTMDFGEPGLKDTLSLLAENKISSAGAGDNESLAMVPLLYKSIDNEFRIFSFSDTGETRLFAGPRNPGAAYFRVGVAERLARKTKPNQVNILAVHWGVEYNPEPTETQRKAAKYLIGAGYQAIIGHHPHIPQGIEVFPKGVVIYSLGNFFFGSKNQYLKHNISAVLHFQKGILAVVEVIPIFGRHQSMSGDHFFSPLGPKEADEFLKEYAFLCKNLGTELVISGGRGYVFLDKELKAKLNP, from the coding sequence ATGAAGATTTATTTTCTTTTGTTTTTTTATCTATTCTGTGTTTTCCCTTCGTTTCTTTTTTCCGAAGATGGGCCGGAGCAAACGGAAGAGGCAGAACCCAGGGTCATCGCTCCGATCCGGGATTATTACAGGTTCAAAACGGAAACGGGGCAGGGGTTTCGTTTTCCCGAATCCACAAAGCTATGGTTTGGTGGAGACGTGATGTTCAATTGGGGAGTGAGAGATTCCATCCGTAAGGATGATCCGAGTTTTGCATTCCGAAGTTTCACCGGTCTGCTTGCCTCCATGGACTATCGTGTTTTGAATCTCGAAACACCCATTCTCAGGAAACAACCGAGTGCCGATAAATTGAAGTCCTATGTATTCTACGGAACGGGAGAAGATCTATCCATTCTGAAGGAATTGCAAATCGACGGAGTGACTCTGGGCAACAATCATACTATGGACTTCGGAGAACCGGGTCTAAAGGATACTTTATCCTTACTTGCGGAAAATAAAATCTCTTCCGCCGGCGCAGGAGATAACGAGTCTTTGGCGATGGTCCCTTTGCTTTATAAATCGATAGACAATGAATTTCGTATTTTTTCTTTTTCAGATACGGGGGAGACCAGGTTGTTTGCCGGTCCTCGAAATCCCGGCGCCGCCTATTTCCGTGTAGGCGTTGCGGAAAGACTTGCCCGCAAAACCAAACCGAACCAAGTTAATATTTTAGCGGTTCATTGGGGAGTGGAATACAATCCGGAACCTACGGAAACCCAACGTAAAGCCGCAAAGTATCTGATCGGTGCAGGTTATCAGGCAATCATCGGTCATCATCCTCATATCCCGCAAGGGATTGAAGTGTTTCCCAAAGGAGTCGTGATTTACTCGCTTGGTAATTTTTTCTTCGGATCCAAAAACCAATACTTAAAACACAATATATCGGCAGTTTTGCATTTCCAAAAAGGAATTCTCGCTGTAGTGGAAGTGATTCCTATTTTCGGTCGTCACCAATCCATGTCAGGCGATCATTTTTTCAGTCCTCTCGGGCCCAAGGAAGCGGATGAATTTTTAAAAGAATACGCTTTTTTGTGTAAAAATTTGGGCACCGAACTTGTGATCAGCGGAGGACGAGGTTATGTTTTTTTGGATAAGGAGCTGAAAGCCAAACTGAATCCGTAA